TTGCCGTGCTGAAAGTTGGCGCTGCAACCGAGCCGGAGATGAAGGAGAAGAAGGCTCGCGTTGAAGACGCTCTGCACGCCACGCGCGCAGCGGTTGAAGAAGGCATCCTGCCTGGTGGCGGCGTTGCCTACCTTCGCGCCCTCCACGTGCTCGACAACCTCGACGTTGAGAACGAAGATCAGGAGATTGGCGTCGGTATCATCAAGAAGGCCGTTGAAGCGCCGCTCCGCCAGATCGCGGAGAACGCAGGTGCCGAAGGATCCATCGTGGTCCAGAAGGTGCTCAGCGAAGACGGCGACTTCGGCTACAACGCCCGCACGGAGACATACGGCAAGCTTCTCGACGAAGGCGTGATCGACCCGACCAAGGTCACGCGTTCCGCACTCGAGAACGCGGCATCCGTTGCAGCACTGATGCTCACCACCGAGTCTGTCATCGTCACGAAGGAAGACGAAGATGACAGCGGCGGCGGTGGCGGTGCCCCGGCCGGCGGCGGCATGCCTGCCGGAATGGGTGGCATGGGCGGCATGGGCGGCATGATGTAAGCCACAGCCCCGTGTTCGGTGCGTGAGCCTCACTCTCACGCCCGAGCCGTCACGCATTGCGACGTGACAACAAAGCGCCACGCTTCCCCATCAGCGGGAGGCGTGGCGCTTTTTCGTGATGGATGGTGGATTACGGAGTGCGGTTTAACGATCGTGATGGCGGGTCCTGAATCGGCCGGTCGCACGCGTGCAGCGTGGGGAGACATCTCTCACGACCCGTCTTCGGCTGACAGCGTCGCACGGCCGTGCGACGCTGACAATTTGGTGGCGGTGTACGGACTATCGTCACTCCATAAATACAAGCACGTAGAGAAAAAAGCAGCCCCCTTGAATGGAGGCTGCTTTTCTCGGTTATACCGACCCGGTAGGGACCGGCACCAAAATGTGCGGCGCGTGCGAACCTGTAAGCCGAATTCTGTCTTCTTCTGCGGGCCGCCGCGTGCCGCGTGAAGGAGATCATCATCTATCTGGGACGCCCGTCGCCGGACATCTCGAGCAACCTACCCGCACCGCGGTTCGACGGGCCGCCATATCGACCCGAAAGGAGGACCTTTCGAATCGTGCGGTGCTGCTGGGTCTTGCACCCCGTGGGGTTTGCCTGGCCGCCCCGGTCACCCGAGAGCGCCGGTGCGCTCTTACCGCACCCTTTCACCCCTTACCTGTGCCGCGCCCGAAGGCGCAGTCATCGGCGGGACTTCTCTCTGTTGCACGTGCCATACCCGAGTCGGCAGCTCATCCAGTCGGATGCGCCAATCGGGGTCTTCCCGTTAGGAAGCACGGTGCCCTATGGTGTTCGGACTTTCCTCACCGCCGACGTAGGCCGACGGAGCGACAATCCGGTCCGCACGCAGAGAGCCCGGCGAGCCGTGCCCGCCAGGCTCCGTTGGTGTACTTCATTTGACGCTGCGAGACGCAGAAAGGTCCACAAATGGACCTTCGTGGACGGATGCCTACAGGTCGAGACGTTCTTTCATTTCATCCACCGTCTCGTTGTAGAGATCTTGGTCGACAATGATGCGACCGGTGTGCTCACAGGCAACGATGTGCTTCCGCTGGCGGATCTCAACCTGACGCTGGGGCGGAACGGCGAACCCGGCTGCGGCGCCTCGCTTCAGAGGCACGACCGCACGACCGTCGCGGAGACGGTTGCGCAGCTTCGTGTAGGCGTTCAGGTAGCGAGTATCAACTTGCTCCTCAGCTTCCTCGCGGATCGAACTGAGAGCGGATTCCTCGTCTTCCGTCTCCTGGAGGACGTCATTGAGTTTATCCCGGTTCTCCGACAGGACATCGCGGAGATCGTCGAGGCGGGACTGCGTTTCCTCAATCGCGCTTTCGTTGTTCTCGAGCGTCCGGTCGGACTCCTCGATCGTCTCTTTCGCGTTCTTGATGCGCTCCTTTTGCGCTTCAATCTCCTTCGTCAGCGCATCGTACTCGCGGTTGTTGCGTACCTGGAGCTGCTGCTGCTCGTACTTCTCGATCAGCTGCTCAGCTTCTTTGATGTCAAGCTCCGCTTGGCGCTTCGCGACTTTCTTGTCCTTGAGCTCTTGCTCAAACTTCTCCAGGCGCGTCTCCAGTCCGGCCTTCTCGTCCTCGAGATCCTGGATCTCGTCTGGAAGATCCCCGCGGAGCTTCTGGATCTGGTCGATGCGGTTGTCGATGTGCTGGAGACGAACCAGGGCGCGGAGCTGGTCCTCTACCGTCGATTTTTTGGTTTCCGCCGTCGGCATGTAAAAGTGTTCGGCTATGGTCG
The DNA window shown above is from Longibacter salinarum and carries:
- a CDS encoding zinc ribbon domain-containing protein; its protein translation is MPTAETKKSTVEDQLRALVRLQHIDNRIDQIQKLRGDLPDEIQDLEDEKAGLETRLEKFEQELKDKKVAKRQAELDIKEAEQLIEKYEQQQLQVRNNREYDALTKEIEAQKERIKNAKETIEESDRTLENNESAIEETQSRLDDLRDVLSENRDKLNDVLQETEDEESALSSIREEAEEQVDTRYLNAYTKLRNRLRDGRAVVPLKRGAAAGFAVPPQRQVEIRQRKHIVACEHTGRIIVDQDLYNETVDEMKERLDL